In Candidatus Contubernalis alkalaceticus, the following proteins share a genomic window:
- a CDS encoding PIN/TRAM domain-containing protein, whose protein sequence is MIPKIFRIISLIIGFVLGYQAFNAGFNALSTVTTFNLTETGLSAASISVSVLGGSAFGIIFYIITPIVINQVVQFTSWVDGKLKLIPTQDIVLGTIGLVIGLSIAALLSLALYRIPWVGVYLSLAVTLVLGYVGIHIVTNRKEELSFITSLFAWQAKGEKVLSDKGIKVLDTSVIIDGRIADLCKTGFMEGVLMIPGFVLDELRHIADSSDVLKRNRGRRGLDILNKIQKELDIPVKITEQDFEDMEVDSKLVKLAKLLKGKVVTNDYNLNKVCELQGVSVLNINELANALKPVVLPGEEMTVQIIKDGKEMGQGIGYLDDGTMIVVDGGKKHMMQHLEVVVTSVLQTAAGRMIFARPKAYLAKYINEAK, encoded by the coding sequence ATGATTCCTAAAATATTTCGTATAATTTCACTGATTATTGGTTTTGTGCTGGGGTACCAGGCCTTTAATGCCGGGTTTAATGCTCTTTCCACAGTTACCACGTTTAATTTAACTGAAACCGGCCTAAGCGCTGCCAGCATAAGCGTTTCTGTTTTGGGAGGGTCAGCATTTGGAATTATATTTTATATTATTACTCCCATAGTAATAAACCAAGTGGTTCAGTTTACATCCTGGGTTGATGGGAAATTGAAGCTTATTCCTACACAGGATATAGTTTTAGGTACCATTGGTTTGGTTATAGGCCTTTCTATTGCGGCTCTTTTGAGTCTTGCTCTTTATAGGATTCCCTGGGTGGGGGTTTATCTTTCCCTGGCAGTTACTCTAGTTTTGGGATACGTGGGGATTCATATTGTCACTAATCGGAAAGAAGAACTTTCTTTTATAACTTCTCTCTTTGCCTGGCAGGCGAAAGGGGAAAAAGTATTATCGGATAAAGGAATAAAAGTACTGGACACCAGTGTAATCATAGACGGTCGCATCGCCGATCTTTGTAAAACCGGTTTTATGGAGGGAGTACTGATGATTCCAGGCTTTGTTTTAGATGAACTCCGTCATATTGCTGATTCATCAGATGTACTTAAGAGAAATCGCGGACGACGGGGTTTAGATATTTTAAACAAGATTCAAAAGGAACTGGATATTCCCGTAAAAATTACTGAACAGGACTTTGAGGACATGGAAGTTGACAGCAAGCTGGTGAAATTAGCTAAACTATTGAAAGGGAAAGTAGTCACAAATGATTACAACCTGAACAAGGTCTGTGAACTCCAGGGGGTTTCGGTGCTGAACATTAATGAGTTGGCCAATGCCTTAAAGCCGGTAGTTCTCCCCGGGGAAGAAATGACCGTTCAAATAATTAAAGATGGTAAAGAAATGGGACAGGGAATTGGTTATCTAGACGACGGTACCATGATCGTGGTTGATGGAGGGAAGAAACATATGATGCAGCATCTAGAGGTAGTAGTCACCAGCGTATTGCAGACAGCCGCGGGAAGGATGATATTTGCCCGGCCAAAAGCATATCTGGCCAAGTATATTAACGAGGCCAAATAG
- a CDS encoding CarD family transcriptional regulator: MFNVGDKVVYPMHGAGVIEAIEEKEIMGITKKYYIMKMPIGEMKVMIPLDNVSKIGLRQIIDEEGVNKVFTILREHHTIISTNWNRRYRMNMEKIKSGNIFNVAEVVRNLMIRDRDKGLSTGERKMLESAKQILVSELVLAKGIDEDQMLCILDEVFQHQK; encoded by the coding sequence ATGTTTAATGTGGGGGATAAGGTTGTTTACCCGATGCATGGAGCCGGAGTGATAGAAGCTATAGAAGAAAAAGAGATTATGGGAATCACTAAGAAATACTATATCATGAAAATGCCCATTGGTGAAATGAAGGTAATGATCCCTTTGGATAACGTCAGTAAAATAGGATTAAGGCAGATTATTGATGAAGAAGGCGTTAACAAAGTTTTTACCATACTCAGGGAACATCACACTATTATTTCAACTAATTGGAACCGACGGTATCGGATGAATATGGAGAAAATAAAGAGCGGCAATATTTTCAATGTTGCCGAAGTGGTTCGCAATTTGATGATTAGAGATAGAGATAAGGGCCTTTCCACAGGGGAAAGGAAGATGTTAGAAAGTGCTAAACAGATTTTGGTTAGTGAGTTGGTCTTAGCAAAAGGGATAGACGAGGATCAGATGCTCTGCATACTGGACGAAGTCTTTCAACATCAAAAGTAA
- a CDS encoding nucleoside triphosphate pyrophosphohydrolase family protein, with the protein MKTVVIGDFQEKVDQLLIRHRSILDSLSKYQDTNAKVNRAITKTVTTCGCLTVNATRQNIPKDATFRDYKQYMDSHFKGDLCENCREIIEGKIGDNLFYLAALCNILDLDLDEILAKELNKISTLGHFNLT; encoded by the coding sequence ATGAAGACTGTTGTTATTGGTGATTTTCAGGAAAAAGTTGACCAACTTTTAATAAGACATCGCAGCATTCTGGACAGTTTATCAAAATATCAAGATACCAATGCCAAGGTCAACCGGGCTATCACTAAAACTGTTACTACCTGTGGATGTCTGACCGTTAACGCCACCCGTCAAAACATACCAAAAGATGCTACTTTCAGGGATTACAAACAATATATGGATTCACATTTTAAGGGTGACCTTTGCGAAAACTGTAGGGAAATCATTGAAGGTAAGATAGGAGATAATCTCTTTTACCTGGCCGCTTTATGCAATATTCTTGATTTAGACCTGGATGAAATATTGGCTAAAGAGTTAAACAAAATATCTACCCTGGGTCATTTTAACCTTACTTAA
- the radA gene encoding DNA repair protein RadA yields the protein MISTKTKNVFECSSCGYQTMKWAGCCPDCSKWNTFEEKEIFVTNKAKSSMKNPTRKIPVRLNGVEVSRSNRIITSISEFNRAMGGGIVRDSVTIVSAKPGAGKSTLLLQVADDIARQGFKVLYASGEESESQLKSRADRLFQSVHNNIWVLSDLSMDNVLRTIEEINADLIIIDSIQTFVSEEYPGSRAGSPVQTMECANKLVKISKGSIRPRAVIMVCQMNKSEELAGLRALEHLVDTVLIIEGENEEELRALAVLKNRFGSTWERGFFLMSDMGMLPIDNPSQVFMTKREKGDLFPGNALTVIKEGSRPIIVEIESLVSKTFLPYPSRVGECLSREQLNTVIAILEKKGGISLFDKDVVLKTTGGIKFKEQAVNLSVMMSMVSSVVNKPIPNDTVFIADVGLTGELKTVASLEIRLKEVDRLGFSKVYTAKNAVMRKLTLNNTEVIKCKTLSEVIKDIFK from the coding sequence ATTATCAGCACTAAAACTAAAAATGTTTTTGAATGTTCAAGTTGTGGATATCAAACTATGAAATGGGCCGGCTGCTGCCCTGACTGCAGTAAATGGAACACCTTCGAAGAAAAGGAAATTTTTGTGACTAATAAAGCAAAAAGCTCAATGAAAAATCCAACTAGAAAGATACCTGTCCGTCTGAATGGAGTCGAAGTAAGCAGGAGTAATAGAATTATAACTTCTATTAGTGAATTTAATAGAGCTATGGGGGGCGGAATTGTAAGAGATTCCGTTACTATTGTTTCAGCAAAACCTGGTGCAGGTAAATCGACATTACTTCTGCAGGTTGCCGATGATATTGCACGGCAGGGGTTTAAAGTACTATATGCTTCGGGGGAGGAAAGTGAAAGTCAATTAAAAAGCAGGGCGGACAGGTTGTTCCAGTCTGTGCATAATAATATTTGGGTGCTCTCTGATTTAAGTATGGACAACGTTCTTCGGACCATTGAAGAAATAAATGCTGATTTGATAATTATCGACAGTATTCAGACCTTTGTGTCAGAAGAATATCCTGGTTCCAGGGCCGGGTCTCCGGTACAAACCATGGAATGTGCAAATAAACTGGTAAAAATATCAAAAGGTTCCATTCGGCCCAGAGCAGTAATAATGGTCTGTCAAATGAATAAGAGCGAAGAACTGGCAGGGCTGCGGGCACTGGAACATCTGGTAGATACAGTGTTAATTATAGAAGGTGAAAATGAGGAGGAGCTTCGGGCCCTGGCAGTTTTAAAAAACCGATTTGGGAGTACCTGGGAAAGGGGTTTCTTCCTTATGTCTGATATGGGGATGTTGCCCATTGACAATCCATCCCAAGTTTTTATGACCAAAAGAGAAAAAGGGGACCTATTCCCTGGAAATGCGTTAACTGTCATAAAAGAAGGTTCAAGGCCTATAATTGTTGAAATTGAGAGTCTGGTATCTAAAACTTTTCTACCTTATCCATCAAGAGTTGGGGAGTGTCTTTCAAGGGAACAGTTGAATACGGTTATTGCTATACTTGAGAAAAAAGGCGGTATCTCTCTTTTTGATAAAGACGTAGTTTTAAAAACTACTGGTGGTATAAAATTTAAAGAACAAGCTGTAAATCTTTCAGTAATGATGAGTATGGTATCCTCTGTGGTAAACAAGCCAATACCAAATGATACAGTATTTATTGCCGATGTTGGTTTAACCGGGGAATTAAAAACAGTTGCTTCACTAGAGATAAGGCTCAAAGAAGTTGACAGATTAGGCTTTAGTAAAGTCTACACAGCTAAAAATGCGGTTATGCGAAAGCTTACTTTAAATAATACGGAAGTAATTAAATGTAAGACTTTATCAGAGGTGATTAAGGATATTTTTAAGTAA
- the splB gene encoding spore photoproduct lyase: MTYLFYPERVIFEEKALSYPLGDELYKKFKHANIPLEILSSMRVTNLPGKTPAEKYRRAKKIVAVTVKKSLSFSSCKPSAHYQLPLATSCPGRCEYCYLQTTLGRQPYIRVYVNIDEILEAAQKYIHKRLPEITLFEASATSDPLSLEPWTQSLFKTIEFFGRQEHGLLRFVTKFNAVDTLLTAKHNNRTHVRFSLNTHHIIKTHERGTPSLEHRLEAAAKIASAGYPLGFILAPIFVYSGWEKDYEILLKNIRTNISPPKGNMDLTFELITHRFTKKAKNIILERFPQSLLEMEEEKRQFKWGQFGYGKYLYKKEDLEQLKEFFQKKISELFPEASIEYFI, translated from the coding sequence ATGACATATCTTTTTTATCCTGAAAGAGTGATTTTTGAAGAAAAGGCCCTTTCCTATCCACTGGGAGATGAACTATATAAGAAATTCAAACATGCCAATATTCCCTTGGAAATCCTCTCCTCCATGAGGGTTACCAACCTTCCGGGAAAAACTCCGGCAGAAAAATATCGCAGGGCAAAAAAAATTGTGGCAGTTACGGTTAAAAAAAGCTTGAGTTTCTCCAGCTGCAAACCATCAGCCCATTATCAGCTCCCTTTGGCCACCAGTTGTCCCGGCCGCTGTGAATACTGCTATCTACAGACCACATTGGGTCGACAGCCCTACATTCGGGTATATGTGAATATAGACGAAATACTAGAAGCTGCCCAAAAATACATCCATAAAAGATTACCGGAGATAACTCTTTTTGAAGCCAGCGCTACCTCAGACCCACTTTCCCTGGAACCCTGGACCCAATCCCTGTTTAAAACTATAGAATTCTTTGGCAGGCAGGAGCATGGGCTTCTTCGGTTCGTCACCAAGTTCAACGCAGTAGATACCCTGCTGACAGCAAAACACAACAACCGCACTCACGTGCGGTTTAGCCTTAATACTCATCACATTATCAAAACTCACGAAAGGGGAACTCCTTCCCTGGAGCACCGCCTGGAAGCTGCAGCTAAAATTGCCTCTGCCGGTTATCCCCTGGGCTTTATCCTGGCTCCTATATTTGTTTACTCCGGCTGGGAAAAGGATTACGAAATACTTTTAAAAAACATCAGAACAAATATCTCCCCTCCAAAAGGAAATATGGACCTTACCTTTGAATTAATCACTCACCGCTTTACTAAAAAGGCAAAGAATATTATACTGGAGAGGTTTCCCCAGAGCCTTCTTGAGATGGAGGAAGAAAAACGTCAGTTTAAATGGGGACAGTTCGGTTATGGAAAATACTTGTACAAAAAAGAAGATCTGGAACAACTAAAAGAATTCTTCCAGAAAAAAATTTCTGAACTTTTCCCCGAAGCATCAATAGAATATTTTATTTGA
- a CDS encoding hydrogenase maturation protease, translating to MKVNVLGCGNILASDEGAGIHVVRKINKYRFPSEVKIFEVGRPGTSLLDFLLGAELLIIIDAVITGDKPGSIIKYDTDNYTPQELFKMSIHGFNLINSYDSGMKQFPQIMPVKFILYGIEVKERGKFSANLSSPIKKSVNRLVRDLKKEILLVYQKEKS from the coding sequence ATGAAAGTGAATGTTCTGGGATGCGGGAATATATTGGCTTCAGATGAAGGTGCGGGGATACATGTAGTAAGGAAAATTAATAAGTATAGGTTTCCCAGTGAAGTTAAGATTTTTGAAGTAGGGCGTCCAGGCACTTCCCTGCTTGATTTCTTGCTGGGGGCTGAATTATTAATTATAATTGACGCTGTAATCACGGGGGATAAACCCGGTTCAATTATAAAATACGATACTGATAATTATACTCCCCAGGAGCTTTTTAAGATGTCTATTCATGGCTTTAATTTGATCAATAGTTATGATTCCGGTATGAAGCAGTTCCCGCAAATAATGCCTGTTAAGTTTATATTGTACGGTATTGAAGTAAAAGAAAGAGGAAAATTTAGCGCCAATTTGAGCAGTCCGATTAAAAAGTCTGTGAACAGACTGGTCCGGGACCTCAAGAAAGAAATACTTCTGGTGTATCAAAAAGAAAAGAGTTAA
- the pyrE gene encoding orotate phosphoribosyltransferase, protein MSEAGVLDIFEKSGVLLEGHFLLTSGKHSRRYMQIAQVLKYPHYNVELCGYLVEPYLKEGIDLVVGPAMGGIIIAYEAGRQLNCSAFFAEREEGKMAFRRGFKISKGQRVLVVEDVITTGGSVKEVIDLAISEGAEVVGAASFVDRSGGKAALGVPLTSLVSIHIETYEPNHCPLCAEGLPLVKPGSRKQA, encoded by the coding sequence TTGTCGGAAGCTGGAGTGTTGGATATTTTTGAAAAAAGCGGTGTCCTTCTGGAGGGTCATTTTTTACTGACTTCGGGAAAGCACAGCAGGCGCTATATGCAGATTGCCCAGGTGCTCAAGTATCCTCATTATAATGTGGAGCTTTGTGGATACCTGGTGGAACCTTATTTGAAAGAGGGGATAGATCTGGTGGTGGGGCCGGCCATGGGAGGAATCATTATTGCCTATGAGGCGGGGAGACAGCTGAACTGCAGTGCCTTCTTCGCCGAGCGGGAAGAAGGTAAAATGGCTTTTCGCCGGGGTTTTAAAATATCTAAAGGTCAGAGAGTGCTGGTGGTGGAGGATGTGATCACCACCGGTGGTTCAGTCAAAGAGGTGATTGACCTGGCCATTAGTGAGGGTGCCGAAGTGGTGGGAGCCGCTTCGTTTGTGGATCGCAGCGGTGGAAAGGCTGCCCTGGGAGTCCCTTTAACCAGCCTGGTGTCCATACACATTGAAACCTATGAGCCAAACCATTGTCCCTTGTGCGCTGAAGGACTGCCCCTGGTCAAACCCGGCAGCCGAAAACAGGCATAA
- the pyrF gene encoding orotidine-5'-phosphate decarboxylase, with translation MPQEKESDEVIIVALDVDTRQEALELVDLLKGRVSFFKIGMQLYNSQGPAIVSQVKEKGVKVFLDLKFHDIPNTVGAASAVAVRMGADMFNLHASGGEAMLRKAVESAQEEALRLNRSEKPLIIGVTVLTSMNQAALEQLGINRPLEQQVKSLAELCQGAGLDGVVASPKEIKIIRESCGKDFVIVTPGVRPLWASRDDQERVNTPGEAAALGASYLVIGRPITAAADPGEALDKILAEIE, from the coding sequence GTGCCGCAAGAAAAGGAGAGTGATGAAGTGATTATCGTTGCCCTGGATGTGGATACCCGGCAGGAGGCTTTGGAACTGGTAGACCTCTTAAAGGGCCGGGTGAGTTTTTTTAAAATAGGGATGCAGCTGTACAACAGTCAGGGCCCTGCTATCGTATCACAGGTGAAGGAAAAAGGGGTAAAAGTTTTTCTGGACTTAAAGTTCCATGATATTCCTAATACTGTAGGTGCGGCTTCAGCAGTGGCGGTGAGGATGGGGGCAGATATGTTCAACCTGCATGCATCGGGGGGAGAAGCCATGCTCCGCAAGGCTGTGGAATCGGCCCAGGAGGAGGCACTGCGCTTAAACCGCAGTGAAAAGCCTCTGATTATCGGAGTAACAGTCCTTACCTCCATGAACCAGGCGGCTCTGGAGCAGTTGGGTATAAATAGGCCTTTGGAACAGCAGGTAAAAAGCCTGGCGGAACTGTGTCAGGGGGCGGGGCTGGATGGAGTAGTAGCCAGTCCCAAAGAAATAAAGATTATTAGGGAATCCTGTGGTAAGGATTTTGTCATCGTAACTCCGGGAGTAAGGCCCCTCTGGGCTTCCCGGGATGACCAGGAAAGGGTTAATACCCCTGGAGAGGCTGCGGCCTTGGGTGCCAGTTACCTGGTCATAGGCCGTCCAATAACGGCTGCTGCTGATCCCGGGGAAGCCCTGGATAAGATATTGGCCGAAATAGAATAA
- a CDS encoding dihydroorotate dehydrogenase, translating into MKQPDLSVKIAGINLKNPVMSASGCYGYGKEYALYYNIEQLGALVVKGTTLEPREGNCPPRIVETSSGILNSVGLQNPGVQHFIREEVPLFKESTVPLIVNIAGNLEEEYFKLAEMLDQVEQVKGLEVNISCPNVKKGGMAFGTDVECAYRLVKGVRAVTSKPLIVKLSPNVTDIVGVALAVQEAKADALSLINTLLGMAIDIHRRKPVLGNVMGGLSGPAVKPVALRMVWQVSEKVEIPIVGMGGIMTAEDALEFIMAGASAVAVGTANFVNPLVIPQIIKGIADFMIDNNISQMKELIGAARKGE; encoded by the coding sequence ATGAAACAGCCGGATCTGTCGGTAAAAATTGCAGGTATAAATTTAAAGAATCCGGTAATGAGTGCTTCGGGCTGTTACGGATATGGTAAGGAATACGCTCTATATTATAATATAGAGCAGCTGGGAGCCCTGGTGGTTAAGGGAACTACCTTAGAACCCAGGGAGGGAAATTGTCCCCCCAGGATTGTAGAAACCTCCTCGGGGATACTAAATTCCGTGGGACTGCAAAATCCCGGAGTGCAGCACTTTATCAGGGAAGAGGTTCCCCTGTTTAAGGAAAGTACTGTTCCTTTGATTGTGAATATTGCTGGAAACCTGGAGGAGGAATACTTCAAGCTGGCGGAAATGTTGGACCAGGTGGAACAGGTGAAGGGCCTGGAGGTGAATATCTCCTGTCCCAATGTAAAGAAAGGGGGCATGGCTTTCGGGACCGATGTAGAATGTGCTTATCGTCTGGTAAAAGGTGTCCGTGCAGTCACCTCGAAACCTTTGATCGTAAAGCTTTCACCCAATGTTACTGACATTGTGGGGGTGGCTCTGGCGGTTCAGGAGGCAAAAGCGGATGCACTGTCGTTAATTAACACCCTTTTGGGCATGGCCATAGATATTCACCGCCGAAAGCCGGTGCTGGGCAATGTCATGGGGGGGCTTTCCGGTCCCGCTGTGAAGCCGGTGGCGCTTCGTATGGTTTGGCAGGTATCGGAAAAGGTGGAAATTCCTATAGTAGGCATGGGCGGAATTATGACTGCCGAAGATGCCCTGGAGTTTATAATGGCCGGCGCCTCAGCAGTAGCGGTGGGTACCGCAAATTTTGTTAATCCCCTGGTGATCCCGCAAATCATTAAAGGGATAGCCGATTTCATGATTGATAATAATATAAGCCAGATGAAAGAGTTAATCGGTGCCGCAAGAAAAGGAGAGTGA
- a CDS encoding dihydroorotate dehydrogenase electron transfer subunit encodes MTFSGKVEVIKQEKKGPGIFRLDLDAPEICGEAMPGQFVHLKTTDRGYDPLLRRPFSIYDLDRQQGVLSITYKVVGLGTGILSGRQRGETLEIMGPLGRPFSIFEEDRRVLMVAGGVGYAPLNFLARLLQKKNVEVEVLLGARKAEELVGKEDLELLGISAEVAVEEGSPRGYKGRVTDLLERKLKGHSFHRLYSCGPCSMLEQVARLSRQCSLPGEVSLESIMACGVGACLGCAFPVKVDPSSTADNDQSIQAVEYETRYKRICVEGPTFSLEEVF; translated from the coding sequence ATGACTTTTTCTGGTAAAGTGGAAGTGATAAAGCAAGAGAAAAAAGGCCCAGGAATTTTCCGGTTGGATTTGGATGCCCCGGAAATATGTGGTGAGGCCATGCCGGGGCAGTTTGTTCACCTGAAAACGACAGATCGGGGATATGATCCTCTGCTGCGGCGCCCTTTCAGTATCTATGACCTGGACCGGCAGCAGGGGGTACTGTCCATAACCTATAAAGTGGTGGGATTGGGCACGGGAATCCTTTCGGGCAGGCAGCGGGGGGAAACCCTCGAAATAATGGGCCCCCTGGGCCGCCCCTTTAGCATCTTTGAGGAGGATCGCCGGGTGCTCATGGTAGCCGGTGGGGTTGGATATGCTCCACTGAACTTCCTGGCCCGGCTGCTGCAGAAAAAAAACGTAGAGGTAGAAGTTCTTTTGGGAGCCAGGAAGGCGGAGGAACTGGTGGGAAAAGAGGATCTGGAACTGCTGGGAATTTCTGCAGAGGTGGCAGTAGAAGAGGGTTCACCCCGGGGATATAAAGGAAGGGTCACGGACCTGTTGGAAAGAAAGCTTAAAGGGCATTCCTTTCACCGTCTTTATTCCTGCGGCCCCTGTTCCATGCTGGAGCAGGTTGCCAGACTTTCCCGGCAATGTTCTCTTCCTGGAGAAGTATCCTTGGAATCCATCATGGCCTGTGGTGTTGGGGCCTGTCTGGGGTGCGCTTTTCCGGTAAAGGTTGATCCTTCTTCCACAGCTGACAATGATCAGAGCATCCAGGCGGTGGAATATGAGACCAGGTATAAAAGGATTTGTGTAGAAGGCCCTACTTTTTCCCTGGAGGAGGTTTTTTGA